The Streptomyces sp. NBC_01298 genome contains the following window.
GGTGTGCGCGGCCTGAGCGATCGGCTCCAGCCCGCGCAGCTCGGTGTCTGCCCAGCCCGTGCGCATGCTCGCGGCGAGCTCCTCGCTGACACCCGGGTACAGCCCGTTCTTGCGCTGCTTGTGCTTCTTCTTGGGCTGCTCTTCTTCCGGGGTCTCCGGGGTGAGCTCGTCAGCCACGTCTTCTCCTCAGTACGACGGACACGGACCGGGTATGGACCTCTTCCATCGTATGTGTGAGCGGACGCCCCCCGAGAGGTCGTGTGACAAATCAGCTAAACCCGGCCACACCACCACACGCCCCGTCTCCTATGCCTTCGTCACTCCGTCCGCGTCACTCGAACCGTGCCGCGAGCAGCACGATGTCCTCGGAGGAGTCCGCCGGTGCGGCGGGCCCGTCCCCTTCGCCGTCCGGGAGCACCGTGCGCAGGATGTGGTCGCAGATGGCGCCCGGGTCCTCACGGGCGCTACGGGGGATCCCCGCGGCGGCGGCGTGCAGCCGCGCGTATGCCCGGTCCATCGGGTCCCCGGTGCGCCGGAGCAGCCCGTCCGTGTAGAGCAGCACCGTTTCTCCGGGCGCGGGCTCGATCTCCACGCTCGGCGCCTCCCAGCAGGACAGCATTCCGAGGGGCGCGGAGAGGGTGGTCTCCACGTACTCGGTGCGCCGCTCGCCGATCAGCAGCGGCGGGGTGTGCCCGGCCCCGGCGAGGATGAGCTTCCTGCCCGGGCCGTTCGAGTTCGGGCCCCCGGCGGGCTCGCAGTAGGCGAAGAGCGCGGTCGCCGAGCGCGCGGGCTCGGTCAGGCGCAGCAGCAGTTCCAGGTCGGAGAGCACGGCGACGGGGTCCTCGCCCTCCATGACGGCGTACGCCCGCAGCGAGGCGCGCAGCCGGCCCATCGCGGCGACGGCGCTCGGTCCCGAGCCGGTGACGGAGCCCACGGCCAGGCCGAGGGCGCCCTCCGGCAGCGGCAGTGCGTCGTACCAGTCGCCTCCGCCGTGCGGGCCGGTGTGGTGGCGGGCGGCGAGCTGGACCCCGGAGATCCGGGGGAGCCGGCTGGGCAGCAGTTCCTCGGCGACGGTGGCCAGGCTGGAGCGGGCGCGCTCCACCTCCAGCATCCGGGCCAGGTGTTCGGCGGCGTGCCGGACGTACAGCCCGGCCAGGTCGCGCTGGCGGTCGCCCGGCTCGGCCTGTTCGTCGTAGAGCCAGACGGCCGCGCCGAGCCGGCCGGTGGCCTCGGCCGTCAGCGGCAGCGCGTAGCTGGCGGCGTAGCCGAGGCGGGCGGCGACCTCGCGGTGGCGGGGGTCGACGGGGGTGGCGTAGCCGCCGGCACCGGGGCCGGGGACCGCGCCGGGCTCGGGCAGGAACTCCGAGCCGCCGTGGGCGTCGGGCAGGCCGTCGAGGATGCGGCCGTAGGAGGT
Protein-coding sequences here:
- a CDS encoding PP2C family protein-serine/threonine phosphatase; protein product: MLDIAPRVRVDVDSLIAAQHDLGVCDAIWRIAPAGKADAMSAPHLPKVAGIDPAVTASPHTVAPTPAPTAVSTSTSPRSAHAPAQNPAASSVIQDRLAGMVSDLTTLHELTERLARASDLTSSLQEFLRAGAALVGARRGLIVLEPSDGLGPTSTIGLGLGHADLGHIETVPRSATSYGRILDGLPDAHGGSEFLPEPGAVPGPGAGGYATPVDPRHREVAARLGYAASYALPLTAEATGRLGAAVWLYDEQAEPGDRQRDLAGLYVRHAAEHLARMLEVERARSSLATVAEELLPSRLPRISGVQLAARHHTGPHGGGDWYDALPLPEGALGLAVGSVTGSGPSAVAAMGRLRASLRAYAVMEGEDPVAVLSDLELLLRLTEPARSATALFAYCEPAGGPNSNGPGRKLILAGAGHTPPLLIGERRTEYVETTLSAPLGMLSCWEAPSVEIEPAPGETVLLYTDGLLRRTGDPMDRAYARLHAAAAGIPRSAREDPGAICDHILRTVLPDGEGDGPAAPADSSEDIVLLAARFE